One genomic region from Argentina anserina chromosome 2, drPotAnse1.1, whole genome shotgun sequence encodes:
- the LOC126782942 gene encoding conserved oligomeric Golgi complex subunit 8, with the protein MMESENAAAEDSSTVASLLPLASGAQQPYVSELLSFTLDRLHKEPELLRVDAERIQRQMQEVAVGNYRAFIAASDALLVIRDEVSSIDKHLESLIGEIPKLTSGCSEFVESAEEILEKRKMNQILFANHSTLLDLLEIPQLMDTCVRNGNYDEALDLETFVCKLSTMHPKLPVIQALAAEVRQTTQSLLSQLLQKLRSNIQLPECLRIIGYLRRIGAFSEYEMRLQFLRCRQAWLTGILEDLDQRNAYDYLKGMINFQRQHLFDVVNQYRAIFSDDTSGNEENHDGGLLFSWSMHQITSLLKTLKIVLPKITEGGSLSNILDQSMYCAMGLGWVGLDFRGLLPSLFEEAVLNLFAKNMSTAVENFQLVLDSHRWVPLPAVGFPANSVNDENQDDVTPPSYLMEHPPLAVFINGVSAAMNDLRPCAPISLKHMLAQELIKGLQTVADSLLRYNTTRILKDNESGLFLSLCRAFIEITYPHCSNCFGRCYPGGAALVMDAKSLYDGIGRLLTVSTSRGLPKPVDDENKDKNEKSGTENGDMPLVENGVTPVEETNETNADEREEHVKKIDEREPKSATLQTQERKEIPSDA; encoded by the exons ATGATGGAGTCCGAAAATGCCGCGGCGGAGGACTCGTCCACCGTCGCCAGCCTCCTCCCTCTCGCCTCCGGCGCCCAGCAGCCTTACGTCTCCGAGCTCCTCTCCTTCACACTCGATCGCCTCCACAAG GAACCGGAGCTTCTTCGGGTCGACGCGGAGCGGATACAGCGGCAAATGCAAGAGGTGGCGGTGGGGAACTACCGAGCCTTCATCGCCGCTTCGGACGCGTTGCTGGTGATTCGAGACGAAGTGTCCTCCATTGATAAGCACCTGGAGTCTCTG ATAGGGGAGATTCCGAAGCTGACGAGTGGATGCAGTGAGTTTGTTGAATCAGCGGAGGAGATTTtggagaagaggaagatgaaCCAGATATTGTTTGCCAATCATAGTACATTGCTCGACTTACTTGAAATCCCACAGCTTATGGATAC ATGTGTGAGGAATGGAAATTATGATGAAGCTCTGGACTTGGAAACGTTTGTTTGCAAGCTTTCAACTATGCACCCCAA gTTGCCTGTTATACAAGCTCTAGCTGCAGAAGTCAGGCAGACCACTCAATCTCTTCTTTCTCAGCTTCTTCAAAAACTACGGTCAAACATTCAG TTACCTGAGTGTCTCCGCATTATTGGATATCTACGTAGAATAGGGGCATTTAGTGAGTATGAAATGCGTTTGCAG ttCTTGAGATGTCGGCAGGCATGGCTTACTGGAATTCTTGAGGATTTGGACCAGAGAAATGCTTATGACTACCTGAAGGGGATGATTAACTTTCAGAGACAGCATCTATTTGATGTTGTCAATCAATACAGAGCGATATTTTCTGATGATACATCAGGCAATGAAGAAAATCATGATGGTGGTCTTCTGTTCAGTTGGTCTATGCATCAAATTACCTCACTCCTTAAGACTTTGAAAATTGTGCTTCCAAAAATAACTGAAGGAGGTTCACTATCAAATATTTTGGATCAATCCATG TATTGTGCCATGGGGCTTGGTTGGGTTGGGCTAGATTTTCGGGGGCTGCTACCTTCACTTTTTGAGGA GGCAGTTCTCAACTTGTTCgcaaaaaatatgagtacagcagttgaaaattttcag TTGGTCTTGGATTCACATCGATGGGTCCCACTACCGGCTGTTGGTTTTCCGGCAAACAGTGTTAATGATGAAAATCAGGATGATGTTACTCCGCCATCTTATCTTATGGAACACCCACCCCTTGCTGTTTTTATTAATG GTGTCTCTGCAGCGATGAATGACCTCCGCCCCTGTGCCCCCATAAGTTTGAAGCACATGCTTGCTCAAGAGTTAATCAAGGGATTACAGACTGTTGCTGACTCCTTACTGAGATACAATACTACTAGAATACTGAAAGATAATGAGTCTGGACTTTTCCTATCACTTTGCCGGGCATTCATTGAG ATTACATATCCTCATTGTTCAAATTGCTTTGGCCGCTGCTACCCTGGTGGAGCTGCTTTAGTAATGGATGCGAAGAGTTTGTATGATGGGATTGGCCGCCTATTGACAGTCTCTACATCCCGAGGGCTTCCCAAACCTGTTGATGATGAAAACaaagataaaaatgaaaagagcGGCACTGAGAATGGTGACATGCCTTTGGTTGAAAACGGTGTCACACCTGTCGAAGAAACTAATGAGACCAATGCCGATGAAAGGGAAGAGCATGTCAAGAAAATAGATGAAAGGGAACCGAAAAGTGCAACTCTACAAACACAGGAAAGGAAGGAAATACCAAGCGATGCATGA
- the LOC126782943 gene encoding uncharacterized protein LOC126782943, translating to MAFSMKEASAGQQVQPAPRLQIYSTSDTVSPFWRDKYEREAKKYWDVFYKRHQDRFFKDRHYLDKEWGQYFSGAGQKVILEVGCGAGNTIFPLVATYNDIFVHACDFSPNAVNLVKKHKDFTECRVNAFVCDLTIDDLTKQISPFSVDIVTMIFVLSAVSPEKMSLVVQNIRKILKPGGRVLFRDYATGDLAQERLNCKDQKISENFYARGDGTRAFYFSNEFLTSLFKENGFDVEELNLCCKQVENRSRELVMNRRWVQAVFCLLDNSNTNPEAPFRIDYPGQEKMELELDVDDSILSSTVNDLDVDMSDGVAADMFGLPTNTDSDNELIELKLGGWTLKIKVLSKENQHTCKSTGLMLWESARFMAPILERNPTIVAGKRVLELGSGCAGICSMIAARPAEFVFATDGDTKALDLLTENVMSNLRPPISDKFTTRILEWGNKDHIEAIKRINSGGFDIILGTDVTYIPDAILPLFQTAKELISSTNKDHQAALILCHIFRRVDEPSILSAASQFGFKLVDKWPAEISINASQSIINSWFPENGSEDVSRGPLHILYFHKE from the exons ATGGCTTTCAGTATGAAAGAAGCTTCAGCAGGACAACAAGTACAACCTGCCCCAAGATTGCAGATTTACTCCACCTCAGACACAGTCTCTCCCTTCTGGAGAG ACAAGTATGAAAGAGAGGCTAAGAAGTACTGGGATGTCTTTTATAAGCGACATCAAGATAGG TTTTTTAAAGATCGGCACTACTTGGATAAGGAATGGGGCCAATACTTCTCT GGAGCTGGGCAGAAAGTCATTCTAGAG GTCGGCTGTGGAGCTGGAAACACCATCTTTCCACTGGTTGCGACATATAATGACATTTTTGTCCATGCTTGTGATTTTTCACCAAATGCTGTTAACTTGGTTAAG AAACATAAAGACTTCACAGAGTGTCGAGTTAATGCATTCGTTTGTGATTTGACCATTGACGATCTGACTAAACAGATATCTCCATTTTCAGTAGATATTGTAACCATG ATCTTTGTGTTATCTGCAGTATCTCCTGAGAAGATGTCTCTGGTAGTGCAGAATATAAGAAAAATTCTCAAG CCAGGTGGTCGTGTTCTGTTTCGCGATTATGCTACTGGTGACCTTGCTCAG GAAAGATTGAACTGCAAGGACCAAAAGATTAGTGAAAACTTTTATGCCAGAGGGGATGGCACT AGGGCTTTCTACTTCTCTAATGAGTTCTTGACAAGcttatttaaagaaaatggttTTGATGTTGAGGAACTTAATTTGTGCTGCAAACAAGTTGAGAACCGGTCGCGGGAGTTGGTGATGAATAG GCGGTGGGTTCAAGCTGTATTCTGCCTTTTAGATAACTCCAATACCAACCCAGAAGCTCCATTCAGGATAGACTATCCTGGTCAAGAGAAAATGGAGCTGGAGCTGGATGTTGACGATAGCATCTTGAGTAGTACTGTCAATGATTTGGACGTTGACATGTCCGATGGTGTGGCAGCAGACATGTTTGGTCTTCCAACTAACACTGATAGTGATAATGAA CTAATTGAGCTCAAGCTGGGAGGTtggactctcaaaatcaaagtcCTATCTAAAGAGAACCAACACACCTGCAAATCGACTGGTTTAATGTTATGGGAATCTGCTCGGTTTATGGCTCCTATTTTAGAAAGAAATCCAACTATTGTTGCTGGGAAACGGGTGTTGGAGTTGGGTTCTGGTTGCGCAGGCATTTGCTCTATGATTGCTGCCAGACCTGCGGAATTTGTGTTTGCCACTGATGGAGACACAAAAGCACTTGACCTTCTCACGGAAAATGTCATGTCCAATCTTAGACCTCCAATTTCAGACAAGTTTACCACAAGAATATTAGAATGGGGAAATAAAGACCATATAGAAGCCATCAAGCGAATTAACAGCGGAGGATTTGATATCATATTAGGTACAGATGTCACTTACATACCTGATGCTATTTTGCCTTTGTTTCAAACTGCAAAGGAGTTGATTTCATCTACTAACAAGGATCATCAAGCAGCCCTGATCCTTTGTCATATTTTTCGACGGGTAGATGAACCTTCCATACTTTCAGCAGCTTCTCAATTTGGTTTTAAGCTAGTCGATAAGTGGCCTGCAGAAATTTCTATTAATGCATCACAGAGCATCATCAATTCTTGGTTCCCTGAAAATGGCTCAGAAGATGTATCAAGGGGGCCGTTACATATTTTGTACTTCCACAAGGAGTAA